The genomic DNA GCCCACAACGCCCCGCGCTTGGCACAGAGCGAACACGTGCAGCGCGTCACGTTCGAGGGCGCCTCCGTCACCTCGAACACCGTCTCACCACAATGACAGCTTGCCTCGATCGGCATGATCCGCTCCCCGCTTTGTCAGGAGCTGGTCGTAGCCTGCCCCTGCTGCCAACATGCTGTCAGCAGCGCAGTGCATGGGCAAAAAACGCGAAAACAACCCCATGCACAGTAGCCGGCTCTAGTCGAATCAATGGTTTAGGCATGGCCCAATCGTACGATGATGTTGCCGGGCAGGAGCGCTTGCTCGTCCGAGGGCCCGCTCCGCCAGAGGCATTCGCCTGCGACCAATTCCGGCGTTGAGAGCCGATGGTCGGCAAAGTTCGCGACGATCTGCAAAGTGTCCCCTTTCTCGGTCCGCCAGCGCACGTCCACGCCGCCCCGGCGAGGATCATCGCCAAGCAGCTCACGCTGCGCCGAGACGAAGCCTTGTTCGATCAGCGGCAGGATCTTTTCGCGCCGGATCGTCAACAACTGCGTCGTCAAGGCCCGAAAGCGCACGCAGCCGGGAGAATGATCCATGCTGGCCCAGTCGAGTTTCGAGGCCTGAAAGGTGCTCTCGTCGCACGGGTCCGGAATCCTGGCGCGCATTTCAGGTGTCGAGAAGGCCTTGAAGTGCGAAAACTCCTTGCGGCGCCCTTCCCGCGTCAGTTCGGCCGCTTCTCCGGTCCAGTCTGCAAAGAACAGGAACGGCGTTTCGACAGCCGCTTCCTCACCCATGAACAGCATGGGAATGTGCGGATTGAGCAGGACCAGCGCCATCGCCTGCTCCAGCTTTTCCGGGCTGACCAATGTCGACAATCGCTCACCCAAGGCGCGGTTGCCGATCTGATCGTGGTTTTGCGCGAAGAAGATCGTGGCTTCCGGCGGCAGATGGGCACTCGGCTCGCCGCGTGGCGCATCATGCAGTGCAAAGACCTCGCCCTGGTACGCAAAGCCTTCCGTGAGCGATCGCGCAAGGTGTTCGAGCGGCTTGTCCGCGAACGCGCGGTAATACCCCTCGTCTTCTCCCGTCAGCAGGACGTGAAGCGCATTATGGAAATCGTCGCCCCATTGCGCATCGAAATATCTCGGCCGTCCGTCTTTGCGCTCTAGCAGGTGCGCCTGATTGGCCTCATTCTCCAGCATCAGATGCACGCGCCGGCCGGGCAATTCGTGCCGGATGATCTCGGCAAGCTCGATGAGGAAATGCCGCTCGGAATGGTCTTTCAAGGCGTGGACGGCATCGAAGCGCAGGCCGTCGAAGCCGTAGTCACCCAGCCACATCAGCGCATTCTCAATCAAGAACTCGCGCACGAAGGCGCCGTCGGATCCCTCCAAATTGACGGCAGGCCCCCAGCCGGTCGTGTGACGGTTGTTGAAGAAGTTCTCCGCGTAAGCGTGCAGGTAATTCAGCTGCGGGCCGAAGTGGTTATAGACCACGTCGAGATAGACCATGATGTCGAGGGCGTGTGCGGCCCGCAACAGCCGCTTGAGATCCTGCGGCCTGCCGTAGCGCGCGTTGGGCGCGTTCAGCAGCACGCCGTCATAGCCCCAATTGTGCCGGCCGGGGACATCGTTGATCGGCATCAGCTCGATGGCGGTGATGCCGAGATCGCGCAGATACGGGAGCCGCTTCTCGACGCCGGCATAGGTCCCCTCCTCGCTGAAGGTGCCGACGTGCAGCTCGTAGATGACGGCTTCCGCCCAGGGACGGCCCGGGTAAGGGACAGGATCCCGAAGCGCCGCAATATCGACCACCTCGCTCGGCGCGCCGACGTCATCCGGCTGAAAGAACGAGGCAGGGTCCGGCACGATCAGGTCCTCGTTGATCCTGAACTGATAGCGCGTGCCGGCATGCGCGGTTGGACTGAGCATCTGATACCAGCCATCGTCGTCGCGTGACATCCGCTGCGGCGGCCGGCCGGTCTCCAGCAACTCCACCGATCGGGCCGTCGGTGCCCACAGGTTGAAGCTGACCCCATGATCGACGATCTCAGCGCCGCGGCGCCGGGCATGCCCTGCTAATCCCAGTCTTTGAATCAATCTGTTCGCCTTTCGCGCCGCATGCTCGCATTGGCATGCCTTGGGCGGAGCGCGATGCGCGCGCCGTTACGATCGCTTGAGGGATGCCTGTGGACGAGAAAGCTGACCTGCCGACATTCGTTCCTCCGGCCCCCAGCGCCGCCCGCTTGTGTACACTTTTGGACCCATCTCCAAGAAAAGCTCAGTCGCTCGTTGAGCTTAGGAACTTTTGTTGCGCCGCAGAATTTGAGCCACAACGCTTCACTGACGAAGCGTCGTTGGAATTCAAAGATGGTTGGCAAAGACCACTATTGCCCCGGTTGGTGGGCATAGCGAATGCGGATCCTGTTCGCGACGCCCGAAGTATCAGACTTCATTCAAGTCGGCGGCCTCGCCGCCGTCTCCGCGGCTCTGCCGCGCGCCTTACGCGATCTTGCTGACGTACGCGTCATCATCCCAGGCTATCCGGCGGTTCTGCGCGGCTTGAGCGATCTCAAGACCGTGGGTCGATGCCAGCCCTACGCCGCCCTGCCCGCCTTCGAGGTCGATCTCGGACATACCGCGGATGGCCTGACATATTACGTCGTGCGCTGTCCCGCGCTGTACGATCGGGACGGCACGCCCTATGCCGACGGCCGCGGGGCGGATTGGTCCGACAACAATGTGCGGTTCGCCACTTTCTCCTATGCCGCCGCTCAGATCGCCAGAGGATTGGTCGACAAGGACTGGTCCGCCGACCTGGTTCACGCCAACGACTGGCAATGCGCGCTGATCCCCGGCTATCTGGAATGGCACTACGCGCACATTCCGACCGTCTTCACGATCCACAATCTGGCCTATCAGGGGGTCTTCGACCGGAGCTCGCTGGCCCCGCTCGGAATTCCCGAGGCGAGCTTCAACATCGACGGTGTCGAATTCTACAATCGCCTGTCCTTCATCAAGGCGGGTCTGGTCTATGCATCGCACCTGACGACCGTCAGCCAGACCTATGCGCGGGAGATCACGACGGCCGAGTTCGGCTGCGGTCTCGAAGGACTTCTGAAGCAAAGAGCTGATCGCAACCAGCTGTCCGGCATCCTCAACGGCATCGACGAGAGCTGGGACCCGCGCACCTGTTCGTCACTGCTGCAACCGTTCGGGGCCGGTGACTGGACCGAGCGTTCCCTGAACGCCGAAGATGTCAGGGACCAGTTCGGCCTGGCAATCTCACGTGGACCCCTGTTCGCCCTCGTGGCGCGCCTCGTTCATCAAAAGGGCGTCGACCTCGTGATCGAGAGCGCTCAAGCGATCGTCGATGCGGGCGGCCAGATCGTCGTCACCGGCAAGGGCGAGCCGCGGTTCGAAGAGGCCCTGCTCCAGGCGCAGGCGCGCGCGCCGCGATCGATTGCCGTCAAGATCGGCTTCGACGACGCCGAAGCGCGGAAGATCTTCGCGGGCAGCGACTTCACGCTGATGCCGTCGCGCTTCGAGCCATGCGGGCTGAGCCAGATGTACGCCCAGCGCTTCGGCTCGCTGCCGATTGGCCACCGCACCGGCGGCCTCGCCGAGACCATCGTCGACGGCGAGACGGGATTTTTGTTCGACCGGGCATCGGCGCCCGGCTTCCTCGGGAGCCTCTGCCGGGCCTTTTCGACCTTCGGCATGAAGGATCGCCTCGATCATATGCGCAGGGCCGCCATGGCGCAGGCCTTCAGCTGGAGCCAGTCGGCCAAATCCTACGCGGCGCTCTACAAATCTTCGATCTAACAGTATCGCGATACTCTGCAGCTCGATCCCTCGCCAGGAAGATGACGCCCCGTCGCATGAGGATGCTCGTTCGAATTACGCAGCGCGATGAACGCCAGCAGACGCCATTCTCCGGGCAACTGGAACGGAAACATCCGGCGACTGTTACGACCACACACAGGAGTTGCCGCCATGCGCCGTTCGACACCGAAGCCCATCCGCAACAAGCTCGACCTGACCGACCGCGCGCAGATGCGCCTCGTCAGGAAACGCTTGGGTCTGTCAGATGCCGAGTTGACTGCCATCGCCGGGCGGATCGGCAATTCGATCTCCGCGATCAGCAAGGAAGCGGCCCAGCAGCGCGCCAGCGTCCTGCCCAAGCCGGCCGATGTGCCGCCGGCCGCCGTGATCGCCTCGGCAACGGCTGCTGAACAGGCCGCGACCGAACTACCGGCAACAGCGCCGACATCCTGACCCGATCGTCATTGGGGGGCAGACATGGACCAAAAGACGCAATCCGACGACGCCCTGACGCGGGCGGCGTCGAGCCTGCGCCGTTCCCGGATCACGGAAGGCAAGCCGTTTCCGCTCGGCGCGACCTGGGACGGCCTCGGCGTCAATTTCGCGCTGTTCTCGGCCTATGCCACGAAGGTCGAGCTGTGCCTGTTCGACGCCGACGGTGAAACCGAAATCGAGCGCATCGAGCTTCCGGAATATACCGATGAGGTCTGGCACGGCTATCTGCCGTCGGCCCGTCCGGGCACGGTCTATGGCTATCGCGTTCATGGACCCTACGAGCCCGACGCCGGACATCGCTTCAACCCCAACAAGCTGCTGCTCGATCCCTATGCCAAGCAGCTGGCCGGACAATTGCGCTGGGGACCGGAGCTGTTCGGCTACCAACTCGACCACGCCGACAAGGACCTCTCCTTTGACGAGCGCGACAGCGCGCCGCTCATGCAGAAATGCCGCGTCATCGACCCCGCGTTCACCTGGGGCGCGGCGCGCAAGCCCGAAGTGCCGTGGGAGCGGACGATCGTCTACGAGATGCACGTCAAAGGCTTCACGCAGCTGCATCCGCTGGTGCCCGAGGCAGACCGCGGGACGTTCTCCGGCCTCGCGCATTCGGAAATCTCCGCCTATCTACGCTCGCTCGGGATCACCAGCGCGGAGCTGCTGCCGATCCATGCTTTTGTTGATGATAGCTATCTGGTCGACAAAGGCCTGCGCAATTACTGGGGCTACAATTCCATTGCCTTCTTCGCGCCGGAGCCGCGTTACCTGAAGACGCCGTTCGCGAACGAGTTCAAGGAGATGGTCAACCAGTTCCACGCCCATGGCATCGAAATCATCCTGGATGTCGTCTATAATCACACTGCCGAAGGCAACGAGCTCGGCCCGACGCTGTCGTTCAAGGGCATCGACAACGCCAGCTATTACCGCCTGCTGCCGGACCAGAAGCGCTACTACATCAACGATACCGGCACCGGAAATACGGTGAACCTGTCGCATCCGCGGGTGCTGCAGCTGGTCGCGGATTCCCTTCGCTACTGGGCAAATGAGATGCGGGTCGATGGCTTCCGCTTCGACCTCGCCACCATCCTCGCGCGCGAGCCCTATGGCTTCGACGAAGGCGGCGGCTTCCTCGACGCTTGCCGTCAGGATCCTGTGCTGTCCAGCGTCAAGCTGATCGCGGAGCCATGGGACATCGGCCCGGGCGGCTATCAGGTCGGCCAATTTCCGCCCGGATGGGCCGAGTGGAATGACAAGTTCAGGGATAGTGCGCGCGCCTTCTGGAAGGGCGACGAGGGATCAATCGCGGACTTCGCCAAGCGCGTGTCGGGGTCGGGCGATCTCTTCAACAAGCGCGGGCGCCGGCCTTGGGCCAGCGTCAACTTCATCACGGCGCATGACGGCTTCAACCTCAACGATCTCGTCTCCTACAACGACAAGCACAACGAGGCGAACGGAGAGGACAACCGCGACGGCCACAGCAACAACCATTCCTGGAATTGCGGCGTCGAAGGACCGACCGACGATCCCGAGATCACTGCGCTGCGCGAACGCCAGAAGCGGAATCTGCTCGCGACGATGCTACTGTCCCACGGCACGCCGATGCTGCTTGCCGGGGACGAGTTTGGGCACACCCAGAATGGCAACAACAATGCCTATGCCCAGGACAACGAGACGACGTGGCTCGACTGGATGGGTATCACGGCAAACGGCCGCAGCCTTCGCGAATTCGCGCGCAAGCTGATCGCCACGCGCAAGGCCTTCCCGATCCTCTATCGCAGCCGTTTCCTGGTCGGCTCGCACAACGAAGAGCTCGACGTCAAGGACGTCACATGGCTGTCGCCCTCCGGCGACGAGATGACCAGCGAGCAATGGCAGGACGGCAACGCCAAGTGCTTCGGCATGCTGCTCGACGGACGCGCCCAGGAGACCGGGATCAAGCGCCGCGGCTCGGACGCGACGATGCTTCTGATCTACAACGCCCACTATGACGTGGTGAACTTCACCTTACCGACGGTCACCGATGGAAACAGCTGGTTGGGCCTGATCGATACCAATCAGCCTGAGGCCCAGATGCCCGCATTCGAGCTCGGACACGCTTACGCCGTGACCGGACGGTCGCTTGTCGTATTTGGTCTTGCCACCGAGAACGCGGCCACGCGACGCCTTCTGCAAGGTCTCGGCGCGCTGCTCGATGTCGCGGAAGCGCCATTGCCGCGCTAGAGTTCCGGCCTCGCGGAAAGCACACCCAGGCTGCAGCCGGTATCGCCCTCGCCGGCCCGCGCAGCTACACTGCTCCGATTCCCGGAGCTTCTCCTCTTGGCCTTCCTCTTCGTCCTCATCGTCGGCCTCGTCGCCGGCACCATCTCAGGCATCGTCGGCACCGGCTCGTCGATCATGCTGATGCCGGTGCTGGTCTATGCCTATGGGCCGAAGGAAGCCGTGCCGATCATGGCGGTGGCGTCCGTGATGGCGAATTTCTCGCGCATCCTGGCCTGGTGGCGCGAGGTCGACTGGCGGGCCTGCGCGGCCTATTCGGTCACGGGCATTCCGGCCGCCGTGCTCGGCGCGCGGACGTTGCTGGCGCTGCCCTCGCATGCCGTCGATCTCGCCATCGGCCTGTTCCTGATCGCGATGGTGCCGGTGCGGCACTGGCTGGCGCGGCACGATTTGAAGGCCAATCTCTGGCACCTCGCCATCGGCGGAGCGGTCATCGGCTATCTCACCGGCATCGTGGTCTCGACCGGCCCGCTCAGCGTGCCGCTGTTCCTGTTCTACGGCCTCTCGAAGGGCGCCTTCCTCGCCACCGAGGCCGCAAGCTCGCTCGGCCTCTATTTCGCGAAATCAGTGACCTTCGAGCGCTTCGGCGCGCTGACCGGCGATGTCTTCGTGAAGGGCTTGATTGCAGGCGCCTCGCTGATGTCGGGCGCCTTCATCGCAAAACGCTTCGTCCTGCACCTGAAGCCGGACATGTTCCGCCTGCTGATGGACGCGATCATGATCGCGGCCGGGCTCTCGATGCTGTGGAACGCGACGCAGCCCTGATCGCGCTCAGGCGGCGAATTCGGGCGCGATCGAGGGGCTGTCGGCGAGGACGCGGCTTTCGACCGCCGGCCGCGTCTCGAGCCATTGCAGCACGGCGTCGAGCGGCTGCGGCCGCTGATAGAAGTAGCCCTGCCCGAACCTCACGCCCATCTCGCGCATGGCCGCGGCCTGCTCGGCGCGCTCGATGCCTTCAGCGACCAAAGTGAGCCCCAGCGTGCCGGCGAGCGATGCGATCACGCCGACGATCGCCTTGTCTTCCGCGCTATCGGGAATCTCGTTGATGAACGCCTTGTCGATCTTGACCTTGTCGAGCGGGAAACGCCGGAGATGCGCGAGCGAGCTGTAACCGGTGCCGAAATCGTCGAGCGCGATCGTGGCGCCCAGGCGGCGCAGGCGATGCAGCGTCTCGGAGGCGCTGGCGATGTTGTTGATCAGCGAGCCCTCGGTGATCTCGAGCTCCAGCAGTGAGGCCGCAACGTCGAAACGCGCGCAGGTCGCGCGCAGCTCGGCGGCGAGCGAATGGTCGGCAAGCTCGGACGGCGGCAGATTGATCGCGATCCGTATCTGCGGCCTGCCGGCGGCGGCGAGCCGCTGCAGCGCCCAGCAGGCGTCGGTCAGCACGTAGCGGGTCAGCCGCGCGTTGTTGCCGCTGCGCTCGATCAGCGGCAGGAATTCAGCCGGACCGATCACGCCATGTTCGGGATGCCGCCAGCGGATCAGCGCTTCCAGGCCGACGACATCGTGGCTCTCGAGGTCGACCTGGCTCTGGTACCAGACCTCGAACTGTCCCTCGGCAAAGCCCGTGGGGATGGCAAGCTCGAGATCCCTGCGGCGGCGATAGTCGCGCTGCAGCGCTTCGTCGAGCACGGCGACCGTGCCGGGCGCCTTGCTCTTGGCATGATAGAGCGCGATATCGGCCAGCGTCGGCAGGTGCGACAGCTCCGGATCGTCGGCGCGGCGCACGGCAAGGCCGATGCTGGCGCGCGGCACGACCTGCTTGTCGTGGAGCCGGATCGGTTCGGAAATGGCGGCCAGCACCTGCTGCGCGAAGGCGTGCGCCGACGCCTCGTTGCTCACCTCGGGGCGAATGACGACGAATTCATCGCCGCCGAGCCGGGCGACCCAATCCTCCGCCTCGACTGCACGACGAAGACGCTGGGAAATATGCACCAGGAGCTGGTCGCCGGCCTCGTGGCCGAAGGTGTCGTTGATGCCCTTGAAGTCGTCGAGATCGATGAAGCAGAACGCGACCAGCGCGTCCGGCCTGCCGCCATCGCGGCTCGCGACGGCAAGCCGCTCGGTCAGCGAGCGCCGGTTGGGCAGCCCCGTGAGCGGATCGTGCGCGGCCATGTGTCCGAGCCGGTCGAGCGCGCCCGACGTCGTGTGCTGCATGGCGTTGAAGGCGCGCGCGAGCTGGCCGAATTCGTTCGCGGATGTGACGTCCGCCGGATAGGCGCGGCCGTCCTGCTTGCTGCGCTGGATCGCCGACATCATGGCCGCCAGCGGCCTGCCGATGAAGATGTTGGCGGAGATCCGCATGGCGATCAGGGTCGCAAACGTCGCGAGCAGGCCGACGACCAGCAGCAGCACCATCCGGCTGCCGGTGTCCGCATACAACGTCGCATGGGAATAGGCGATGGCGATGCGGCCGGCCTGAACGGCCATGTTGCCGTTGCTGTACTGGATCGGACGCGAGACCTCCGCGACCGTCTGTCCTTCGGGGCGCGCCACCACGCGGGCAATCGCAGCGCCCGTGTCGTCATAGACGGCCGCCGCAGCGATGGTCTCGTCGTGCATGATCTCGTTGAGCACGCCCGTGACCTGGTCGTAGCGCATCTTCCAGAGCGGCTCGGCGATCAGCTCGGCGCGGCTCTCGGCAACACGGGCCATGCGGGCGTCGAGCTGCCTGATCTGCGACCAGAAGCTCGAAGCCTCGACGCCGGCGGAGGCCAGCAATTGCACCAGCAGCAGAACGGGCACGGTGGCCCAGATCATGGCGCGAACGACCGAGCGCAGGCGCGGCGGCGCGGCCTCGTCGTTGCCTTCAGGCTCGTTCATCGCCTCATCCTCGCGCATCAATCGGCGGCGCCTTCGGGAAGCGGCAGCGACGAAATCAACGCATCGAGCGAGAAGTCGTAATGGCCGCAGCGTCCCGGCTTCGCCCTGAAGCGCGCGAAGTCGATCCGGTCGAACGCACGTGTCTTGATGAGGTCGCCGACCGAGGCGAGATTCTGGCGGGTGATCGCAGACGTCTTGACCTCGACGCGGGGCGAGGCCGCCGCGAAATCGCAGCCGTCGGCATAATCGCGCAGCAGGACGATCGACCAGCCGCCAAGCAGGAAATGCCCGCCGTCGGTCAGCAGCAGGCGGCCTGCCCTGATCTCGCGCAGCGCGTCCTCCGACCAGTTGAGGCCGACCAGCTGAATGTCGCGGCCGGGCACGAGTCCGGCGGCGACCACCGCGCGCAGCGCGCCGAGCGCCATCGGATCGTTTCCGGCCCAGATGCCGGCGGGCCGAATCTCCTTGCGCGAGGCCCAGCTCAGATAATTCGTGGTGACCTGCTCGGCCTCCGACTGCGTCCAGTTGGCGAACAGCAGCCGGTCCACCACGACGTCAGGCGCGGCATCCACCGCAAGCTTGAGACCGGCGTTGCGCGCGATCGAGGCGGGTGTGATCTCGTCGCCGCCGATGCCGAGAAGATGGATCTTGCCGTCCGGGCTCTGCCATTTCTCGGCACGAGCGGCCGCAATCAGGGCGTTGGCCATCCGTGCGCCCGCGGTCTGAAGATCGGTCGTGATGTCGCCGAGCCAGGTCCTGAGCTTTTGCCGGGGCGGTCCAAGACGCACCGCATCCTCGCCGATCAGCGTGTTCGAGAGCAGCAGCGTCTTGACGCCTGCAGCCTCGGCCGCTTCCAGGATCGGAACGGCGGCGGATTCCTCGTTCGACAGGATGAGGAAATCGGGCTTGTCACGGCGTGCGACCACGCCGAAGCCGAGCTCCTGCATGGTGCGGTAGTTGCGTTCGCTGGTCAGCACCTCGACATGCGCATCGAGCTTGCGGCCGGCGGCCTGCATGGTTTGCGCCACCATGTCCCAGTAGACCTCGCCGGTCTTGCCGGGATTGACGAACACGATGTCGAGGGGCTTGGCATAGCTGGGGCTGGCGGACGCGAAAACGCCGCCGGCCATGCCCACAGCGAGCAATATTCGCAGGAATCTCGTCATTTCTCTTCGCCGCCCCCGATGGTTCCGAGGTTGGACCCGCGTCCGCTAACACTTCGCAAAATCCACCCGGCCACGGCGACACAGGGCTAATGAAAGGTATATCTGGCCTGCCGAATTGAGATAATCGAAGCGCCGGCGATCACCCTGCCATTCCGTGCTATCAGCAAGCTGAAACCTCGACTCATCTATCCCCATGGCCAAGAACACGCTTTCCTTCGTCTGCCAGAACTGCGGCGCGGCCTATAACCGCTGGCAGGGCAAGTGCGAGTCCTGCGGCGAGTGGAATACGCTCGCGGAAGAAGACACCAGCGGCAGCGTGCCGGTCTCGATCCGCTCCAAGCGCAAGGGCCGGACGTTTGCGCTGGAGAGCCTCGCCGGCAAGAGCCCGGATGCGCCGCGCCTGTCCTCTGGCATGACCGAGCTCGACCGCGTCACCGGCGGCGGCTTCGTCCGTGGTTCGGTGCTGCTGGTCGGCGGCGATCCCGGCATCGGCAAGTCGACATTGCTGACACAGGCAACCAGCCTGATGGCGCGCGCCGGCCACCGCATCGTCTACATCTCCGGCGAAGAGGCGATCGCGCAGGTGCGGCTGCGCGCCGAGCGGCTCGGCCTGTCGGACGCGCCGGTGCAGCTCGCCGCCGAGACCTCGGTCGAGGACATCGTCTCGACGCTGTCGGAGGGCGCGGTGCCCCGGCTGATCGTGATCGACTCGATCCAGACCATGTGGACCGACACGGTGGAATCGGCGCCCGGCACCGTGACCCAGGTGCGCGCCTCGGCGCAGGCGCTGATCCGTTTTGCCAAGAAGACCGGCGCGGCCATCATCCTGGTCGGCCATGTCACCAAGGACGGCCAGATCGCCGGCCCCCGCGTGGTCGAGCACATGGTCGACGCGGTGATGTCGTTCGAGGGCGAAGGCTCACAGCAATTCCGCATCCTGCGCGCCGTGAAGAACCGCTTCGGCCCGACCGACGAGATCGGCGTGTTCGAGATGACCGGCCTCGGCCTGCGCGAAGTCACCAACCCCTCGGAGCTGTTCCTGTCCGAGCGCGATCTCGGCACGCCCGGCACCGCAGTCTTCGCGGGTATCGAGGGCACGCGGCCCGTTCTGGTCGAATTGCAGGCGCTGGTGGCTCCGACCTCGCTCGGCACGCCCAGGCGTGCGGTGGTCGGCTGGGATCCGAGCCGACTGTCGATGGTGCTGGCGGTGCTGGAGGCCCATTGCGGGGTCAAGCTGTCCGGTCATGACGTTTATCTGAACGTCGCCGGCGGCCTGCGCATCCACGAGCCGGCGGCCGACCTCGCCGCCGCGGCGGCGCTGGTGTCATCCCTGGTTAATGCGCAATTGCCGACCGATGCGGTCTATTTCGGCGAGATCTCGCTGTCCGGCGTGGTGCGGCCGGTGGCACAGACCCCGGCCCGGCTCAAGGAAGCCGCAAAACTCGGCTTCCAGCGCGCCGTGCTGCCCGAATCGGCACGGGGCGAGACCGGGGGCGATGCCGGATTGACGCTGAACGCGGTCAACAGCCTGACGACATTGGTGGCCGAGATCGCCGCCCGCGGCTCGCGCCGGGGCGAATCGAACACGCCGGCCGAGAAAAATGCCACACCGGCAAGATTCCGCCGCGGAGAGGGCTAGGTGGAGGTGACGCCGGAGGCCCCCGCCGCTATACAGCCGTCACAAAAGCAGCATGGGATTGCGTGGTTGCGGCCTTGCCGGGAACGCCGTCTGCCCCTCTTTTAGGGCAGCGGCCAAACACCGATTCGCTAGAGCACCTTCGAAGTACGAGCGGACCAGACCAGCCGATGCCAGTAACACTCCTCGACCTGATCCTGCTCGGTGTGATGCTGATCTCGGGCCTGCTCGCCATGGTGCGCGGCTTCATGCGCGAAATCCTGTCGATCGCGGCCTGGGGCGCGGCGGCGATCGTGACGCTGTACTCGTTCTCGAAGCTGCTGCCGACCGCCAAGACCTATTTCAACAACGACACGGTGGCGAGCGTCGTGGTCGTCGCGGGCGTGTTCGTGGGCACCCTGGTCGTGGTCTCCGTGATCACGGTCCGAATCTCCGACATGATCCTGGATTCGCGCATCGGCGCGCTGGACCGCACGCTGGGGTTCCTGTTTGGCCTGGCTCGCGGGCTTTTGATCGTCGTCGTCGCGTTCCTGTTCTTCACCTGGCTGGTGCCGGACAAGCAGCGCCCGGACTGGGTCACGGGCGCGAAGTCCCGCGTGGTGCTGCAGGGAACCGGGGATTGGCTGATGGCCCTC from Bradyrhizobium sp. CCBAU 53351 includes the following:
- a CDS encoding ABC transporter substrate-binding protein: MTRFLRILLAVGMAGGVFASASPSYAKPLDIVFVNPGKTGEVYWDMVAQTMQAAGRKLDAHVEVLTSERNYRTMQELGFGVVARRDKPDFLILSNEESAAVPILEAAEAAGVKTLLLSNTLIGEDAVRLGPPRQKLRTWLGDITTDLQTAGARMANALIAAARAEKWQSPDGKIHLLGIGGDEITPASIARNAGLKLAVDAAPDVVVDRLLFANWTQSEAEQVTTNYLSWASRKEIRPAGIWAGNDPMALGALRAVVAAGLVPGRDIQLVGLNWSEDALREIRAGRLLLTDGGHFLLGGWSIVLLRDYADGCDFAAASPRVEVKTSAITRQNLASVGDLIKTRAFDRIDFARFRAKPGRCGHYDFSLDALISSLPLPEGAAD
- the radA gene encoding DNA repair protein RadA; the encoded protein is MAKNTLSFVCQNCGAAYNRWQGKCESCGEWNTLAEEDTSGSVPVSIRSKRKGRTFALESLAGKSPDAPRLSSGMTELDRVTGGGFVRGSVLLVGGDPGIGKSTLLTQATSLMARAGHRIVYISGEEAIAQVRLRAERLGLSDAPVQLAAETSVEDIVSTLSEGAVPRLIVIDSIQTMWTDTVESAPGTVTQVRASAQALIRFAKKTGAAIILVGHVTKDGQIAGPRVVEHMVDAVMSFEGEGSQQFRILRAVKNRFGPTDEIGVFEMTGLGLREVTNPSELFLSERDLGTPGTAVFAGIEGTRPVLVELQALVAPTSLGTPRRAVVGWDPSRLSMVLAVLEAHCGVKLSGHDVYLNVAGGLRIHEPAADLAAAAALVSSLVNAQLPTDAVYFGEISLSGVVRPVAQTPARLKEAAKLGFQRAVLPESARGETGGDAGLTLNAVNSLTTLVAEIAARGSRRGESNTPAEKNATPARFRRGEG
- a CDS encoding CvpA family protein produces the protein MPVTLLDLILLGVMLISGLLAMVRGFMREILSIAAWGAAAIVTLYSFSKLLPTAKTYFNNDTVASVVVVAGVFVGTLVVVSVITVRISDMILDSRIGALDRTLGFLFGLARGLLIVVVAFLFFTWLVPDKQRPDWVTGAKSRVVLQGTGDWLMALLPDDPENTILKRFKKNKPDDDQADSEQQPSGSGDGYSKPARDSLKKLIEKPAAR